From Fundulus heteroclitus isolate FHET01 chromosome 14, MU-UCD_Fhet_4.1, whole genome shotgun sequence, the proteins below share one genomic window:
- the LOC118565720 gene encoding uncharacterized protein LOC118565720, translated as MTINELRANGIWILGCGSMVSSHIYHCVKCRRYRKTTNVQQMAELPEVRTKTAPPFTYCGVDCFGPFMVKEGRKEVKRYGLLFTCLCSRAVHIETLDDLSTDAFMNALRVLIAIRGPVRQLRCDQGTNFMGARREFLELMKDMDQEPQRAIGCEFVMNVPSASHMGGIWERQIRTVRSILTAMLDKFSNRLDTTSLRTLFYETMAIINSRPLSVEYLNDPLGPEPLTPNHLLTMKSSVILPPPGQFCREDLYLNKRWRGVQFLANEFWQRWKREYLLNLQQRQKWQKVSRNLHINDIVILQDDNAPRCKWKLALVVETLESPDGKVRKVKLKTSETTFDKGKPLTRLIYLERPIHRVVTLLETNTE; from the coding sequence ATGACCATAAATGAATTGCGTGCAAATGGCATATGGATTTTAGGATGTGGAAGTATGGTTTCTTCGCACATTTACCACTGTGTTAAATGTAGGCGATATAGAAAGACCACAAATGTCCAACAGATGGCAGAGTTACCAGAAGTAAGAACAAAAACAGCACCTCCTTTTACATATTGCGGTGTTGACTGTTTTGGCCCATTCATggtaaaggaaggaagaaaggaagtcAAAAGATATGGATTATTGTTCACCTGCTTATGTTCACGAGCTGTGCATATTGAAACACTTGATGACTTATCAACTGATGCTTTCATGAACGCTCTTCGGGTTCTGATTGCCATAAGAGGTCCTGTTCGACAACTAAGATGTGACCAAGGGACAAATTTTATGGGAGCCAGAAGAGAGTTTTTGGAGCTAATGAAGGATATGGACCAAGAACCACAAAGAGCTATTGGTTGCGAGTTTGTGATGAACGTTCCATCAGCTAGCCACATGGGAGGCATCTGGGAACGGCAAATTCGAACAGTACGAAGCATACTAACAGCAATGTTAGATAAATTCTCAAACAGACTTGATACAACTAGTCTAAGAACGCTCTTTTACGAGACAATGGCCATCATTAACAGTAGACCCTTAAGTGTGGAGTATCTTAATGATCCCTTGGGTCCAGAGCCTTTAACTCCCAATCACCTATTAACAATGAAGTCTTCAGTTATTCTCCCCCCTCCAGGACAGTTTTGCAGAGAGGATTTGTACTTGAACAAAAGATGGAGAGGAGTACAATTTCTAGCAAACGAGTTTTGGCAAAGATGGAAACGAGAATATCTGTTAAATCTCCAACAGCGACAGAAATGGCAGAAAGTTTCACGGAACCTCCACATTAATGACATTGTGATCCTACAAGATGATAATGCTCCAAGATGTAAATGGAAGCTAGCTCTAGTAGTAGAGACTCTAGAGAGCCCAGACGGCAAGGTTCGAAAGGTGAAACTAAAGACAAGTGAAACGACATTTGACAAAGGAAAACCACTGACAAGGTTGATATATTTAGAAAGACCTATTCATAGGGTAGTGACGTTACTTGAGACTAATACAGAGTAA